A section of the Ktedonobacterales bacterium genome encodes:
- a CDS encoding cystathionine gamma-synthase, with amino-acid sequence MNTMEFATRAIHAGQNPDPTTGATITPIFQTSTYTQSGLGEHKGYEYSRTQNPTRTALETCLAALEEGMYGLAFASGMAATSAVLSLFNPGDHILACDDLYGGTYRIFERVLRKAGLDFSYVPASDTSAYKQAIRPNTRAIWVETPTNPLLNLVDLAAVAQIASDHQARLIVDNTFASPYLQQPLKLGAQIVIHSTTKYINGHSDMIGGAAITSDEETYQSMKFYQNAAGGVPGPFDAWLALRGAKTLAVRMRQHCANAQAIATYLSEHPRVRKVYYPGLPNHPNHALAARQMRDFGGMVSFDLKGARADLDHVVRRLKLFALAESLGGVESLACHPVTMTHGSIPVAERERRGITETLLRLSVGIEDTQDLIADLQQALG; translated from the coding sequence ATCAATACTATGGAGTTTGCAACCAGAGCCATCCACGCCGGGCAGAACCCGGACCCGACCACCGGGGCGACCATCACCCCCATTTTCCAGACTTCGACCTACACCCAATCCGGCCTGGGCGAGCATAAGGGCTATGAATACTCGCGCACCCAGAACCCCACCCGCACCGCCCTGGAAACCTGCCTGGCGGCCCTGGAAGAGGGCATGTATGGGCTGGCCTTCGCCAGCGGCATGGCCGCCACCAGCGCCGTCCTCAGCCTCTTCAATCCGGGCGATCATATCCTCGCCTGCGATGACCTCTACGGCGGCACCTATCGCATCTTCGAGCGCGTCCTGCGCAAAGCAGGGCTGGACTTTAGTTATGTACCCGCCAGCGACACCTCCGCTTATAAGCAGGCCATCCGCCCCAATACCCGCGCTATCTGGGTGGAGACGCCAACCAACCCCTTGCTCAATCTGGTAGACCTGGCCGCCGTTGCTCAGATAGCCAGCGATCATCAGGCGCGGCTCATCGTTGACAACACCTTTGCCAGCCCTTACCTTCAGCAGCCGCTGAAACTGGGCGCGCAGATCGTCATCCACAGCACCACCAAATACATCAACGGCCACAGCGATATGATCGGCGGCGCAGCCATCACCTCCGACGAAGAAACCTACCAGAGCATGAAGTTTTATCAGAACGCCGCTGGCGGCGTGCCTGGCCCATTCGACGCCTGGCTGGCTCTGCGCGGCGCCAAGACGCTGGCGGTGCGCATGCGCCAGCACTGCGCCAACGCCCAGGCCATCGCCACCTATCTGAGTGAGCATCCCCGCGTGCGCAAAGTCTACTACCCTGGCCTGCCCAACCACCCCAACCACGCGCTGGCGGCACGCCAGATGCGCGACTTTGGCGGCATGGTCTCGTTCGACCTCAAGGGCGCGCGCGCCGATCTCGATCACGTCGTGCGACGCCTCAAACTCTTTGCTCTGGCCGAAAGCCTGGGCGGAGTCGAATCGCTGGCCTGCCACCCCGTCACTATGACTCACGGCAGCATCCCCGTCGCCGAGCGCGAAAGACGCGGCATTACCGAGACATTGCTGCGCCTCTCTGTCGGCATCGAGGACACGCAAGACCTGATCGCCGATCTACAACAGGCGCTCGGATAA
- a CDS encoding A/G-specific adenine glycosylase, with protein MTDITLPDTERLGLAHRLLLEWYERAGRKLPWRETNDPYAILVSEMMLQQTQVDRVLPKYREFLARFPTLAALAEAPTAEVIRAWSPLGYNMRAVRLQAIARQVMAEYQGQIPAKVEELCTLKGVGRYTAGAIACFAYHQQAPTVDTNIRRVLYRLFVGIEKLEAPVRDEAVWKLAEAALPSGEAYRWNQALMDLGATVCTAATPACENCPMQQVCCAYEEVGQHTLFPSGKGLQALLQQGRADAALRKRTLTKGVDGLADAGRANRSLGKVAETPAAYKAQPFTSTTRYFRGRIVDALRLLAPGERLNLMDLGPQVKPDFSAVDLAWLYGLTRRLAHDGLIALHGEPDKLADHEAQNYAALLVSLP; from the coding sequence ATGACTGATATAACCCTTCCTGATACTGAGCGCCTGGGGCTGGCCCATCGCCTCTTGCTGGAATGGTATGAGCGCGCTGGCCGCAAACTGCCCTGGCGCGAGACGAATGACCCCTATGCTATTCTGGTTTCGGAGATGATGCTCCAACAAACCCAGGTGGATCGCGTGCTTCCCAAGTATCGAGAGTTTTTAGCGCGCTTCCCCACGCTGGCGGCGCTGGCCGAGGCTCCGACGGCTGAGGTGATTCGCGCCTGGTCGCCGCTGGGATATAATATGCGCGCAGTGCGTTTGCAAGCCATCGCGCGTCAGGTGATGGCTGAGTATCAGGGGCAGATTCCAGCAAAAGTGGAGGAACTCTGCACGCTCAAGGGCGTGGGGCGCTATACCGCAGGGGCTATCGCGTGCTTTGCGTATCATCAACAGGCGCCAACTGTTGATACCAATATCCGGCGCGTGCTGTATCGCCTCTTCGTTGGCATTGAAAAGCTGGAAGCCCCTGTGCGCGATGAGGCGGTCTGGAAGTTGGCGGAGGCCGCCTTGCCATCCGGCGAGGCATATCGCTGGAATCAGGCGCTAATGGACCTGGGCGCGACGGTCTGCACAGCAGCGACTCCAGCGTGTGAAAATTGTCCTATGCAGCAGGTTTGCTGCGCGTATGAAGAGGTGGGCCAGCATACGCTGTTTCCATCGGGCAAGGGATTGCAGGCGCTGCTTCAGCAAGGAAGGGCAGACGCAGCCTTGCGGAAACGGACGCTGACAAAGGGTGTGGATGGCCTTGCCGATGCCGGGCGAGCAAATAGGTCTCTGGGCAAGGTGGCGGAAACGCCCGCAGCCTATAAGGCCCAACCATTTACCAGCACGACGCGCTATTTTCGCGGGCGTATTGTGGATGCCCTGCGGTTGCTGGCGCCAGGGGAACGCTTGAATTTGATGGACCTTGGGCCGCAGGTGAAGCCAGATTTTTCTGCGGTTGATCTGGCCTGGTTGTATGGCCTTACGCGACGATTGGCGCACGATGGCTTGATTGCGCTGCACGGCGAGCCAGATAAGCTTGCTGATCACGAGGCACAGAACTATGCGGCGCTGCTGGTCTCGCTGCCCTAA
- a CDS encoding PaaI family thioesterase: MSDLRLSKDKDEVGGLNDRSDYQRCFVCGVRNASGMRVEFRREGECILADFLPEEAFQGFPGVVHGGVLASLLDEALSRTALLHGEWVMTGRLEIRYRQPAVVGQLLRVSAEIEQRRARMVIARGAIALAADPAVVIAEARGTFLPYPEQLRQQALQTYPGLDRWF; this comes from the coding sequence TTGTCTGATCTAAGGTTATCGAAAGATAAAGATGAAGTCGGTGGATTAAATGATCGCAGCGATTATCAGCGTTGTTTTGTGTGTGGGGTGCGCAATGCCTCTGGGATGCGGGTTGAGTTTCGGCGCGAAGGCGAATGTATCCTGGCCGATTTCTTGCCGGAAGAAGCTTTTCAGGGGTTCCCTGGAGTGGTGCATGGTGGGGTTCTGGCGTCGCTGCTTGATGAGGCGCTCTCGCGCACGGCGCTGCTCCACGGAGAGTGGGTGATGACGGGGCGTCTGGAGATTCGTTATCGCCAGCCGGCAGTGGTAGGGCAGTTACTGCGGGTGAGTGCTGAAATTGAACAGCGCCGCGCTCGTATGGTCATTGCGCGCGGGGCAATTGCCCTGGCTGCTGATCCGGCAGTGGTCATTGCCGAGGCCAGAGGGACGTTTCTCCCTTATCCTGAGCAGCTTCGCCAGCAGGCGCTGCAAACCTATCCAGGGCTGGATCGCTGGTTCTAG
- the rsmD gene encoding 16S rRNA (guanine(966)-N(2))-methyltransferase RsmD has product MRIVGGEAKGRRLKHPKTAGTRPVIDRVKTALFDILGVRVLDARFLDLFAGTGAVGLEALSRGAAHATFIELSQQVTAVLRENLRTTGLADRAEVVRGDAFRFLDLAASQGRRYDMVYIAPPQYQQLAAKALAQVERLPLTDAGALAIVQIFPKERVDLDHLPLRKFRQVDERRYGSTLLLFYEHQLKS; this is encoded by the coding sequence GTGCGCATTGTTGGTGGTGAGGCGAAAGGTCGGCGGCTCAAGCACCCGAAGACAGCCGGGACACGCCCGGTGATTGATCGTGTCAAGACGGCGCTGTTTGATATTTTAGGCGTGCGGGTTCTTGATGCGCGCTTTCTCGATCTCTTCGCCGGAACAGGGGCCGTTGGGCTGGAGGCGTTGAGCCGGGGCGCGGCGCACGCGACGTTTATCGAGTTGAGCCAGCAGGTGACGGCAGTATTACGCGAGAATCTGCGGACAACTGGCCTGGCAGACCGCGCCGAGGTGGTTCGGGGAGACGCCTTTCGTTTTCTGGACCTGGCAGCCTCCCAGGGGCGGCGGTATGATATGGTATATATAGCGCCTCCGCAATATCAGCAACTGGCGGCAAAGGCGCTGGCTCAGGTAGAGCGCCTGCCGTTGACAGATGCCGGGGCGCTGGCGATTGTGCAGATTTTTCCCAAAGAGCGGGTGGACCTCGATCACCTGCCACTGCGTAAGTTTCGCCAGGTAGATGAGCGGCGCTATGGCAGCACGCTGCTGCTTTTCTATGAGCACCAGTTAAAAAGCTAG